In Actinomycetota bacterium, the sequence CCCCTGGGGGGCACGATCGACTACGAGGCCGGGGCCGTCGTGCGCCCGCCGGCGGTCGTCACGAACCTCGGTCTCGAATGGCTGTGGCGGCTCGTACGTGAGCCACGTCGCCGCTGGCGGCGCTATCTGCTGCACCAGCCACCCGTGCTCTACCACCTGCTCCGACAGGCGCTCGGCCGCTACAAGGACCCGTTCGGTCCCCCAGCGCCGAGCTGAGGTCCGCCCTGCCCGGAAGCGACCGCGGCGTTCGCCGTCTCCCCGGGAGCGACGGTCGGTACCTTGCGCACGAGCAACCGCTGCATGTCCCGCAGATTGACCCGTAAGCGAATCCGGTCCAGGTCGAGACGGTCGGAGATGGTGTCGATCCGGCGCGCGACACCCTCGCTCTTCGACATCACTCCGACGTTCCAGAGCAATCTCGACGCCGAGAGCGTCCGCCCGTTGAACTCGTGGTCGATCACCTCGAAACCGCTGGCTTCACACAGCTTGGCGAGGGTCTCGAAGCCGAAGAAGTAGATGTGACCGTCGCAGCTGATGCTGCGTTCCCGCCGGCCGAAGGTGCGGTACATGACACCGTCCAACCGCGGTGTCTCGAGCAGCAGATGGCCCCCCGGGCGCAGGACGCGGTTGATCTCCGCGAGCGTCGCCCGCGGATCGGGGACGTGCTCGATGACGTGCAGCATCACGACGACGTCGAACGAGGCGTCGGGGAACGCCGCATCCT encodes:
- a CDS encoding class I SAM-dependent methyltransferase, with the translated sequence MGSDDGGAQWVECNLCGSTEWTVEHPAGRAQRNQIVRCRNCGLLYANPRSFLVDHEDYELREVEHVLDGVETDRDHEYRWRYDKEVGQTRDYDKSRQRLNELHPGRGRLLEVGCSMGQLLQRFRADGWAVEGVDPWKEAAAYAQGHGIPCRASTLEDAAFPDASFDVVVMLHVIEHVPDPRATLAEINRVLRPGGHLLLETPRLDGVMYRTFGRRERSISCDGHIYFFGFETLAKLCEASGFEVIDHEFNGRTLSASRLLWNVGVMSKSEGVARRIDTISDRLDLDRIRLRVNLRDMQRLLVRKVPTVAPGETANAAVASGQGGPQLGAGGPNGSL